One part of the Pseudoalteromonas ulvae UL12 genome encodes these proteins:
- a CDS encoding DUF2141 domain-containing protein: MYIPGFVGRTLLSLGAMLYCSTALSSDLSIRLSGLEQIKGEVLVVVYDSATGMKNHQAFKTDIKAVTEKNMLIHFTDVPEGEYAVMVYQDLDGNKKLNRNLIGIPNEPYGFSNNPSLMGPPRFEQLRFQQTKLGQVLNISLN; encoded by the coding sequence ATGTATATTCCAGGTTTTGTTGGCCGCACTTTATTATCACTGGGTGCCATGTTGTATTGTTCGACAGCGTTAAGTAGCGACTTATCAATTCGGCTTTCGGGTCTTGAACAAATCAAAGGTGAGGTGCTGGTGGTGGTATACGATTCAGCAACAGGGATGAAAAATCATCAAGCATTTAAAACGGATATCAAAGCAGTAACGGAAAAAAACATGCTGATCCATTTCACTGATGTGCCAGAAGGTGAGTACGCGGTGATGGTGTATCAGGATTTAGATGGTAATAAAAAGCTTAACCGAAACCTGATTGGCATTCCAAATGAACCCTATGGATTTAGTAATAATCCGAGCTTAATGGGCCCACCACGTTTTGAGCAACTTCGTTTTCAACAAACCAAGCTCGGTCAAGTGTTAAACATTTCATTAAATTAA
- a CDS encoding PBPRA1643 family SWIM/SEC-C metal-binding motif protein, translating into MSKFFYRGKPDIMGKHNQGTYQPNPKVKFGSAEHPLQLTVQTKQRHDEVQAMAEQHQLIAQISIDATLPEDISALTLTVNKPTTQIVEKTPERNDPCTCGSGKKYKKCCA; encoded by the coding sequence ATGTCTAAATTTTTCTATCGTGGTAAGCCTGACATTATGGGTAAACATAACCAAGGGACATATCAACCTAACCCTAAAGTAAAATTTGGCAGTGCAGAACACCCACTGCAACTAACAGTACAAACTAAGCAACGCCACGATGAAGTGCAAGCCATGGCTGAACAACATCAACTGATAGCGCAAATCAGTATTGATGCCACTTTGCCGGAAGATATTTCGGCCCTGACACTCACCGTCAATAAACCAACCACACAGATCGTTGAAAAAACACCTGAACGCAATGATCCATGCACTTGCGGCAGTGGTAAAAAATACAAAAAATGCTGTGCGTAA
- a CDS encoding sensor histidine kinase — protein MLHLKSSINWLLTLAGVLGCGAILAGLAGADHDLLTINVISLFALFITGFLLVSLTDGIPSVSNSLAGAIVLQCLCAFAIAYIINSDILYILLVIIAGQIPFIFKQTVALAVLVCNHLLLSLMLYFHGVELTSFWQFLLQSSLFFAFQIFAFAASRVAVNEAIANKQLTLLNAELVSTRALLSDSIRQSERLKISRDLHDICGHQLTALILNLEFAAKQTEQQSGIANQTLLQSKELARALLNEIRDIVKTIRHHDQLDLYAALNEIKQVLPGTSLNIEIEQSVTIESHTVAECILRICQEAITNAIKHSALRDITVSISRQDDSLIVQISNSQLHQHLVKFGSGLTSISERASQLGGTLSLTQTPSQFVLCVTLPLNDSRGTL, from the coding sequence ATGCTTCACTTAAAATCATCGATAAACTGGTTACTCACCTTAGCTGGAGTACTCGGCTGTGGGGCGATCCTCGCGGGGCTCGCAGGAGCGGATCACGACCTGCTAACGATTAATGTGATTAGTTTGTTTGCACTGTTTATCACAGGTTTTTTGCTTGTTAGCCTCACCGATGGGATCCCATCGGTTTCGAATTCACTTGCTGGTGCTATTGTATTGCAGTGTTTATGTGCCTTTGCCATCGCATACATAATCAACAGCGATATTCTCTATATTTTGTTAGTGATTATCGCAGGTCAAATCCCGTTTATTTTTAAGCAAACTGTTGCGTTAGCTGTATTGGTATGTAACCACTTACTGTTAAGTCTAATGCTTTATTTTCACGGCGTAGAATTGACCTCTTTTTGGCAGTTTCTTCTCCAAAGTAGCCTGTTTTTTGCCTTTCAGATTTTTGCATTTGCTGCCAGCCGCGTGGCCGTAAATGAAGCCATCGCAAATAAACAACTGACACTACTAAACGCAGAATTAGTCTCAACACGGGCACTACTGAGCGACAGTATCCGCCAAAGTGAACGGCTAAAAATTAGCCGAGATTTACATGACATTTGTGGTCATCAGCTCACGGCGTTAATTCTCAATTTAGAGTTTGCAGCCAAGCAAACCGAACAACAATCAGGCATTGCAAATCAGACTTTGTTGCAATCAAAAGAACTCGCGCGCGCGTTATTGAATGAAATTCGCGATATAGTCAAGACGATACGACACCACGACCAACTGGATTTATATGCCGCTTTAAATGAGATAAAACAGGTGTTACCAGGCACTAGCCTTAACATTGAGATTGAACAATCCGTTACTATCGAGTCCCATACTGTAGCTGAATGCATCTTACGGATTTGCCAAGAAGCCATCACCAATGCCATCAAACACAGTGCGCTGCGCGACATCACTGTTTCGATTTCGCGCCAAGATGACTCGTTAATTGTACAAATCAGTAATAGCCAACTTCATCAGCATTTGGTGAAATTTGGCAGTGGCCTGACATCGATTTCTGAGCGCGCAAGCCAATTGGGTGGCACGCTCTCCCTTACACAAACCCCATCACAGTTTGTGCTGTGTGTGACCCTCCCCCTGAACGACTCACGAGGTACTCTATGA
- a CDS encoding response regulator has protein sequence MINVAIVDDQALVRQGIANLISLNQKMHVSWQLSSGIGVCEALLAQPVDVLLMDIRMPEQNGIDTVKQIKEQKIACKVIILTTFDDPQLFVDAMQAGANGFLLKDVDTDKLHHAIEQVHQGHTLAEPVLLNQLNEAQLSTFCDNNIEPLSEREIEILKLIAGGLSNKEIAQAIFLAEGTVKNHVSSILAKLNTRDRTRAVLKALSAKLI, from the coding sequence ATGATTAATGTTGCCATTGTCGATGACCAAGCGCTGGTGCGCCAAGGTATTGCCAATCTGATTTCACTCAACCAAAAAATGCATGTTAGTTGGCAATTGAGCTCTGGCATCGGGGTCTGCGAGGCATTGCTCGCACAACCCGTTGATGTACTGTTAATGGATATTCGTATGCCTGAACAAAACGGCATCGACACGGTAAAACAAATAAAAGAGCAAAAAATTGCCTGTAAAGTGATTATTTTAACCACGTTTGACGATCCACAATTATTCGTCGATGCTATGCAAGCGGGTGCAAATGGTTTTTTACTCAAAGATGTCGATACAGACAAACTCCACCATGCCATCGAGCAAGTGCATCAAGGTCATACTCTCGCAGAGCCGGTATTACTCAATCAGCTTAATGAAGCACAACTATCAACCTTCTGCGATAACAACATAGAACCCTTAAGTGAGCGAGAAATCGAAATCTTAAAACTCATTGCTGGAGGCTTGTCGAACAAAGAAATTGCCCAAGCCATTTTCTTAGCCGAAGGCACAGTGAAAAATCATGTATCGAGCATTTTGGCCAAGCTCAACACACGCGATCGCACCCGAGCGGTCTTAAAAGCATTGAGTGCAAAATTGATTTAA